The Geminocystis sp. M7585_C2015_104 DNA window AACAAACGGCTGATTTGATTCAGATTTCCCCAACAGAAAAACAAAGAGTCATCGCCACCATTTATAGTCAACAGGAAAAGTTGAATTTGTGTGAAAAAGAAAGGGATAAAGGCATTTCTCCGGAAGCCACAGAAGTCTACCCCTTAGACGGCGAAAAATATCTAGTAGAGATTCTATGTTTTATGGGGGCCTATCAGGGGAACTATCAATATTTATTGTTCTCCTCCCACAATTCTACCGTAAAAAAAATCAGTTTTACTACCTTCACAATGCAGTTAGAAAATCGGCGAATAACTGATAGTTTTACCCTTGTCGGCACTCCTCAATTTGAGCCGAAAATGAGGATTTTGTCAGTATACAGCCTA harbors:
- a CDS encoding DUF1176 domain-containing protein produces the protein MSLRYRLGGWLWVVGGVISLFACGRGGKQTADLIQISPTEKQRVIATIYSQQEKLNLCEKERDKGISPEATEVYPLDGEKYLVEILCFMGAYQGNYQYLLFSSHNSTVKKISFTTFTMQLENRRITDSFTLVGTPQFEPKMRILSVYSLARGLGDCGSFARYRWDGFGFKLLEYRGKFKCDGRYSPPEEYPLIYP